One window of the bacterium genome contains the following:
- a CDS encoding hemolysin family protein, whose translation MSRASIQMWFKRMFRPGATESDAQRARVIEERLEEMFDEAEREGLIDVESGEMFQGIIDLPGTPAGEVMVPRINVAAVADDETIAEVLARMRDSGHSRIPIFTGSLDKIIGIIHAKDLLRHWGRTDGEIRLGDIARKPFFVGEDIPLDDLLREFQARKVQIAVVVNEYGGTSGLITLEDIFEVIVGDIKDEFDRSEPDLIEEVADGWVRVGGRFNAHDFFENFDRDKPDGSFNTIGGWIVDRVGRIPKPGETFALDVHEVRIEEADRRRVTRALVRLAPQTGREKSED comes from the coding sequence ATGAGCCGGGCGTCGATCCAGATGTGGTTCAAGCGCATGTTCCGCCCGGGCGCGACCGAGTCGGATGCCCAGCGCGCGCGCGTGATCGAGGAGCGCCTCGAGGAGATGTTCGACGAAGCCGAGCGCGAGGGCCTGATCGACGTCGAATCCGGCGAGATGTTCCAGGGCATCATCGATCTGCCGGGCACGCCCGCGGGCGAGGTCATGGTGCCGCGCATCAACGTCGCGGCTGTCGCCGATGACGAGACCATCGCCGAGGTGCTCGCGCGCATGCGCGATTCGGGCCACTCGCGCATCCCGATTTTTACCGGCAGCCTCGACAAGATCATCGGAATCATCCACGCGAAGGACTTGCTTCGCCACTGGGGACGCACCGACGGCGAGATCCGCCTTGGCGACATCGCGCGCAAGCCGTTTTTCGTCGGCGAGGACATTCCCCTCGACGACCTGCTGCGCGAGTTTCAGGCGCGCAAGGTACAGATCGCGGTCGTCGTCAACGAGTACGGCGGAACCAGCGGGCTCATCACCCTCGAAGATATCTTCGAGGTCATCGTCGGCGACATCAAGGACGAATTCGATCGCTCGGAGCCGGACCTCATCGAGGAGGTCGCGGACGGCTGGGTGCGCGTGGGCGGGCGCTTCAACGCGCACGATTTCTTCGAAAACTTCGATCGCGATAAACCCGACGGCAGCTTCAACACGATCGGCGGCTGGATCGTCGACCGCGTCGGACGCATCCCGAAACCCGGCGAAACCTTCGCGCTCGACGTTCACGAGGTGCGTATCGAGGAGGCCGACCGCCGCCGCGTGACGCGCGCGCTCGTTCGACTCGCGCCTCAAACCGGGCGCGAGAAATCAGAGGACTGA
- a CDS encoding carbohydrate kinase family protein yields the protein MDIVIAPSGRVYLDLIFLNLARLPHPGEEHFARSFSIVAGGTFNVARALSRLGQRAHLAATLGNDPASELLDILWKREGLPQTLVTRIDAPASAVTASYSLDGDRAFVSYIDEIEADGAGAVLDAVRADMLVLPGVPAHERLLPLVERARAAGIPICLAAQFLGERARSATVAAYIERADTFICNAVEARDITGENDPVRAAAAINARGPRAIVTDGSRGAVLAGGDGTIRVAAPAIEAVDTTGAGDCFVAGFVDGAARGFGASESLRRAVAAGTLTCLGAGGAAAPTREALEEFLVRVPAASVL from the coding sequence ATGGATATCGTCATCGCGCCGAGCGGGCGCGTGTACCTCGATCTGATATTCCTGAATCTGGCGCGGCTGCCGCATCCGGGCGAGGAGCATTTCGCCCGATCGTTCTCGATCGTCGCCGGCGGCACGTTCAACGTGGCGCGCGCGCTGTCGAGGCTCGGGCAGCGCGCGCATCTGGCGGCGACGCTCGGCAACGACCCGGCCTCGGAGTTACTCGACATCCTCTGGAAGCGCGAGGGTCTGCCGCAAACGCTCGTCACGCGAATCGACGCTCCCGCGTCCGCGGTGACGGCGAGCTACAGCCTGGACGGCGACCGGGCCTTCGTTTCGTACATCGACGAGATCGAGGCCGACGGCGCCGGCGCCGTTCTCGATGCCGTGCGCGCGGACATGCTTGTTCTGCCGGGTGTGCCGGCACATGAAAGGCTGTTGCCGCTCGTGGAACGCGCGCGCGCGGCGGGGATTCCCATCTGCCTCGCCGCGCAGTTTCTCGGCGAGCGCGCGCGAAGCGCGACGGTAGCCGCTTATATCGAACGCGCCGACACGTTTATCTGCAACGCCGTCGAGGCGCGCGACATCACGGGCGAGAACGATCCGGTTCGCGCCGCCGCCGCGATCAACGCACGCGGGCCGCGCGCGATCGTGACGGACGGCTCGCGCGGGGCGGTGTTGGCCGGCGGCGATGGGACGATCCGGGTCGCGGCGCCGGCGATCGAGGCCGTGGACACGACGGGCGCGGGCGACTGTTTTGTCGCGGGATTCGTGGACGGCGCGGCGCGCGGATTCGGCGCGTCCGAGTCGCTGCGCCGCGCGGTGGCGGCGGGGACGCTCACGTGCCTGGGAGCGGGCGGGGCCGCCGCGCCGACGCGCGAGGCGCTTGAGGAATTCCTGGTGCGCGTTCCGGCCGCGTCAGTCCTCTGA
- the ybeY gene encoding rRNA maturation RNase YbeY, which produces MKRAVQKAARATLADCGLAGAELSVLLVGDDRIREINREYLGRDKPTNVLSLSQRESVNGAPAPENELLGDVIISVETCARHAEKAGMPAAEEVLFCLVHGIAHLVGHDHEAGAGREAARRMRAFETDLFRRVAKPFAEGVKPGGANPKAAR; this is translated from the coding sequence TTGAAACGCGCCGTTCAAAAGGCCGCGCGCGCGACGCTGGCCGATTGCGGCCTTGCGGGCGCGGAGCTGTCCGTGCTGCTTGTCGGCGACGATCGCATCCGCGAGATCAATCGCGAGTATCTTGGCCGCGACAAGCCCACGAACGTGCTGTCGCTGTCGCAGCGCGAATCCGTCAACGGCGCGCCCGCGCCGGAAAACGAGCTGCTTGGCGACGTGATCATCTCGGTCGAGACGTGCGCGCGCCACGCCGAAAAGGCCGGCATGCCCGCCGCGGAAGAGGTGCTCTTTTGCCTCGTCCACGGCATCGCGCACCTTGTCGGCCACGATCACGAGGCGGGCGCCGGGCGCGAGGCCGCAAGGCGCATGCGCGCGTTCGAAACGGATCTTTTCCGCCGCGTCGCGAAACCGTTCGCCGAGGGCGTTAAGCCCGGCGGCGCGAATCCGAAGGCGGCGCGATGA
- a CDS encoding 6-phospho-beta-glucosidase: MGMHLAIVGGGGIRTPLFVESVLARQKKTRVIDRVTLHDIQPRRLSIIEPMARGLIERSGVPLTLSVTTDLDEALAGADIVVTTVRAGFERGRILDERIALDEGCIGQETVGAGGFAMALRSIPVVLDVARRLFDANPGAWLLNFTNPAGIVTQALHDAGYERAIGICDSANALARDAAAYLGASPRDVRLSVFGLNHLSLAWKAEIGGEDVVPRLIEDDAFLGRFLALYEPGRLRGLGALPNEYLYYYLYADAAYAHLKREEKTRGEKVLAMNERFFGGAFDGANVRSFDELTELHRAVLRSRHETYMDYAWKETAQKARPEEKLHVTGEGYAGVALDFIDALAADAPARIVLNYRNGGAIPFFAHSDVAELSYDVFDGTLTPAPAPRGMDAGFAKLLTRVKAYENLTCLCARTGDRDLAADVLSLNPLVPSRAVAARLVERFTREHEGFLTRPAA; the protein is encoded by the coding sequence ATGGGGATGCATCTTGCGATCGTCGGCGGCGGCGGCATCCGCACGCCGCTTTTCGTCGAATCGGTGCTCGCGCGCCAGAAGAAAACGCGCGTTATCGACCGCGTGACGCTGCACGACATCCAGCCGCGCCGGCTTTCGATCATCGAGCCGATGGCGCGCGGGCTCATCGAGCGATCAGGCGTGCCGCTCACGTTATCGGTGACGACCGATCTCGACGAGGCGCTCGCCGGCGCGGACATCGTCGTGACGACCGTGCGCGCGGGATTCGAGCGCGGGCGGATTCTGGACGAGCGTATCGCGCTTGACGAAGGCTGCATCGGGCAGGAGACCGTCGGCGCGGGCGGATTCGCGATGGCGCTGCGCAGCATTCCCGTGGTGCTCGACGTGGCGCGCCGGCTCTTTGACGCGAATCCCGGCGCGTGGCTTTTGAACTTCACGAACCCCGCGGGCATCGTGACGCAGGCGCTGCACGACGCCGGTTACGAGCGAGCGATCGGCATTTGCGATTCGGCCAACGCGCTTGCGCGCGACGCCGCGGCGTATCTGGGCGCGTCGCCGCGTGACGTGCGTCTTTCGGTGTTCGGCCTCAATCACCTGAGCCTCGCGTGGAAGGCCGAAATCGGCGGCGAGGATGTCGTGCCGCGCCTGATCGAAGACGACGCGTTTCTCGGCCGGTTCCTGGCGCTCTACGAGCCAGGCCGCCTGCGGGGGCTTGGCGCGCTGCCGAACGAATACCTTTATTATTACCTCTACGCCGACGCCGCGTACGCGCACCTGAAGCGCGAGGAAAAGACGCGCGGCGAGAAGGTGCTTGCGATGAACGAGCGATTTTTCGGCGGCGCGTTCGACGGCGCAAACGTGCGTTCGTTCGATGAACTGACCGAATTGCATCGCGCGGTGCTGCGCTCGCGGCACGAGACGTACATGGACTACGCGTGGAAGGAAACGGCGCAAAAAGCGCGGCCCGAGGAAAAGCTCCACGTGACCGGCGAGGGATACGCGGGCGTGGCGCTTGATTTCATCGACGCGCTCGCGGCCGACGCGCCGGCGCGGATCGTTCTGAACTATCGCAACGGCGGCGCGATTCCGTTTTTCGCGCATTCGGACGTGGCGGAGCTGTCGTACGACGTGTTCGACGGGACGTTGACGCCGGCGCCCGCGCCGCGCGGGATGGATGCGGGATTTGCGAAATTGCTGACGCGCGTGAAGGCGTACGAAAACCTGACCTGCCTATGCGCCCGCACGGGCGACCGCGATCTCGCCGCGGACGTCCTTTCGCTGAACCCGCTCGTACCATCGCGCGCGGTCGCCGCGCGGCTTGTCGAGCGATTCACCAGGGAGCACGAGGGCTTTTTGACGCGGCCCGCGGCGTAG
- a CDS encoding DUF5752 family protein, translated as MAFAVKDCALISLATGRRAQNLRELGLYLADIDEGSLYHHFWHGLLRPRFEDPEYQNDFASWARYGLNDRRLAERFAVIDPTSFSSMEDLRRETLEIIEGRLDESEHVPWSKGDQAFHFIRSQIVVFSTTHAFETPADLARFIPQLSTGSVFYHVIDARRRNTGRYDDFSLWLESFGAECEDVVHELRAIDPFFSSLTELRDKIASVMARHTDGGAK; from the coding sequence ATGGCATTTGCCGTCAAGGACTGCGCCCTCATTTCCCTGGCGACCGGCAGGCGCGCGCAAAACCTGCGCGAGCTTGGCCTGTACCTGGCGGATATCGATGAGGGCTCGCTCTATCACCATTTCTGGCATGGCCTTTTACGCCCGCGTTTCGAGGATCCCGAATACCAGAACGATTTCGCGAGCTGGGCGCGCTATGGGCTGAACGACCGAAGACTTGCCGAGCGGTTCGCCGTCATCGATCCGACCTCTTTCAGCAGCATGGAGGATTTGCGGCGCGAGACGCTCGAAATCATCGAGGGCCGGCTCGACGAATCCGAACACGTTCCGTGGTCCAAGGGCGACCAGGCCTTTCACTTCATCCGGTCGCAGATCGTCGTGTTCAGTACGACGCACGCGTTCGAGACGCCGGCGGATTTGGCGAGATTCATTCCGCAGCTTTCGACCGGCAGCGTGTTCTATCACGTCATCGACGCGCGCCGCCGCAACACCGGACGATATGACGACTTCTCGCTTTGGCTCGAGAGTTTCGGCGCCGAATGCGAGGACGTTGTTCATGAGCTGCGTGCGATCGATCCGTTTTTTTCCTCGCTCACCGAACTGCGCGACAAAATCGCATCCGTGATGGCGCGGCATACGGATGGAGGCGCGAAATGA